The Faecalibacter bovis genome includes the window AATTTTTGAGAAATCGTATACATATCATCTCCTGGTTTTACTTTGTAACTTGTTTGCGAACCTTTTGATTTCTTCATATCAAAGAAAACTATTTGTCCTTCTCTCAGTTTCGTACCCAGTTTTATTTCGTTGTATTTAGCTAATTCAGATGGCGCTTTTTTGTATAATTTTCCAATTGTACCTAACGTTTCGCCAGCTTCTACAATGATATATGCAATATTATTTGGATGACGTTTAATTCTAGAAGTTGGATTCTTCTTACGTGTTTCTATCGTAATAGAAGGTCTAGTTTCGTTAGACGTTTTAGCAATAGTTGTCGTTTTAGTTTCTACATAATCTTCATCAGCTGTGTGTTTTACAGTCGTGTTTGTTATTGTAGTTTTATCTTTAGTTCTTTCAATCGTTTTTGTAGTTTTATTATTTGCTAAATATTTATCTTCTTCGTTTCCATATAGTAAATATAATTTAGCAAAAACCTCATCATTCGATATTTTATCAAATTGATCAAGATTATATTTTTCAATTCTTGAAATTAATTTTGATGCATAGCTAGGATCCGTTGCGTAACCTGCCTTTTTTAATCCATGTGCCCAACCTTTATAATCTGTTGTAGATAAATTGAATAAGGCTTTGTAATAAGGTCTTAAAGCTAAAAATTCAGAATGATCTCTGTAACTTTCTCCGACTGAGTTGTAACTTCTGAAACATTCTCCTTTTGCATCATCATCATGATAAATGCGACCTTTGTGTGAAGGCCATTCTTTTTCAGATTTACATTTAATTCCGAAATGATTGTTTGCTTGTTCAGCTAATCTACTTTGTCCGCCACCAGTTTC containing:
- a CDS encoding glucosaminidase domain-containing protein gives rise to the protein MRLLLYIFGLLTTITLQAQESRDITYIRKHAILAVEEMHLYKVPASITLAQGLLETGGGQSRLAEQANNHFGIKCKSEKEWPSHKGRIYHDDDAKGECFRSYNSVGESYRDHSEFLALRPYYKALFNLSTTDYKGWAHGLKKAGYATDPSYASKLISRIEKYNLDQFDKISNDEVFAKLYLLYGNEEDKYLANNKTTKTIERTKDKTTITNTTVKHTADEDYVETKTTTIAKTSNETRPSITIETRKKNPTSRIKRHPNNIAYIIVEAGETLGTIGKLYKKAPSELAKYNEIKLGTKLREGQIVFFDMKKSKGSQTSYKVKPGDDMYTISQKFGVKLTSLYKFNKMEPGDQPTEGQNIFLKSKKKS